One window from the genome of Bacillus sp. (in: firmicutes) encodes:
- a CDS encoding amino acid ABC transporter ATP-binding protein encodes MIQVSNLVKSFGDLEVLKGINAHIKEKEVVVVIGPSGSGKSTFLRCLNLLEDFQDGDIVIDGFHLKDKNTNINKVREEVGMVFQRFNLFPHMTVLDNITLAPMKVRKWSKEKAKEKALQLLKKVGLEEKAYVYPDSLSGGQAQRVAIARALAMEPKVMLFDEPTSALDPEMVGEVLAVMKQLAQEGMTMVVVTHEMGFAREVGDRVIFMDGGYIIEEGTPAELFDNPQHERTKAFLSKVL; translated from the coding sequence ATGATACAAGTATCGAACCTAGTAAAATCGTTTGGTGACCTGGAAGTGTTAAAAGGCATCAACGCTCATATAAAAGAAAAAGAAGTCGTCGTTGTAATCGGGCCATCTGGTTCCGGTAAATCGACATTTCTGCGTTGCTTAAATCTTTTAGAAGACTTCCAAGATGGAGATATCGTCATAGACGGTTTTCATTTAAAAGATAAAAATACAAACATCAATAAAGTGCGCGAAGAAGTCGGCATGGTCTTTCAGCGGTTTAACCTTTTCCCGCACATGACCGTTTTAGATAATATCACCTTGGCACCTATGAAAGTTCGAAAATGGTCGAAAGAAAAAGCGAAAGAAAAAGCATTACAACTGCTTAAAAAAGTAGGATTAGAAGAAAAAGCTTACGTCTATCCAGATTCTTTATCAGGTGGACAAGCGCAACGTGTTGCCATCGCTCGAGCATTAGCGATGGAACCGAAAGTCATGCTGTTTGACGAACCAACGTCCGCTTTAGATCCAGAAATGGTCGGAGAAGTGTTGGCCGTCATGAAACAGCTCGCCCAAGAAGGGATGACCATGGTTGTCGTCACCCACGAAATGGGATTTGCTCGCGAAGTAGGCGACCGGGTTATTTTCATGGACGGTGGATACATCATTGAAGAAGGGACCCCAGCTGAGCTGTTTGACAACCCACAACACGAACGGACCAAGGCGTTTTTATCGAAAGTATTATAA
- a CDS encoding amino acid ABC transporter permease, whose product MDFRWDIVQEYAPFFFKGVLLTIGLSIAAIVIGSILGLVIGLGKMSSYKIIRFPFEWYINIFRGTPLFVQILLIHFGVLPLLMENPKPILSAIVSLSLNAAAYIAEIFRAGIQSIDRGQTEAARSLGMTKVQAMIYIILPQALKRMIPPFGNEFIVLIKDSSLVSIIAAPELMYWGRAAQGQYYRVWEPYLTVAIIYLILTLSLSKLLHYVERRYSNQ is encoded by the coding sequence ATGGATTTTCGTTGGGACATTGTGCAAGAATACGCTCCGTTCTTTTTTAAAGGAGTATTATTAACGATTGGACTTTCCATTGCAGCAATTGTGATTGGTTCCATTTTAGGGCTAGTAATTGGACTTGGAAAAATGTCTTCCTATAAAATTATTCGTTTTCCGTTTGAATGGTATATTAATATTTTTCGTGGCACCCCGTTGTTTGTTCAAATTTTACTTATCCATTTCGGGGTTTTACCGTTGCTTATGGAAAATCCAAAACCGATTTTATCGGCCATAGTATCGTTGTCATTAAATGCTGCGGCGTATATTGCGGAGATTTTTCGCGCAGGGATTCAGTCAATTGACCGTGGCCAAACGGAAGCGGCCCGCTCTCTTGGAATGACGAAAGTTCAAGCCATGATTTATATTATTTTACCGCAAGCACTGAAGCGGATGATTCCACCGTTTGGTAACGAATTTATTGTTTTAATTAAAGATTCTTCCCTAGTTTCGATTATTGCTGCCCCGGAATTAATGTATTGGGGTCGTGCCGCCCAAGGGCAATATTATCGCGTATGGGAACCTTATTTAACAGTGGCGATTATTTATCTTATTCTTACTTTATCCTTAAGTAAATTGCTACATTATGTAGAAAGAAGGTATTCAAACCAATGA
- a CDS encoding basic amino acid ABC transporter substrate-binding protein — MKKGVLLGIIMMMVFALIGCGQASSDQASGSDVQKVVVATDAAFAPFEYMEKGEIVGFDIDFLDAVMAEAGLEYELKNIGWDPLFAAVQGKEVDMAISGITINDKRKQTYDFSVPYFQSTHMILVPEGSDIKNANDLIGKKVGVQNGTTGQAAVEKLLGEENENIKKFENNVVAIMELLNGGVDAVVTDNTVVNEYLKNNPDKNLVGIEDPTNFESEFYGLMFPKGSELKEKLDAAIKTVIENGTYAEIYKEWFGSEPNVDVLLEQQ, encoded by the coding sequence ATGAAAAAAGGGGTTTTACTTGGAATCATTATGATGATGGTGTTTGCATTAATTGGATGCGGACAAGCTTCTAGTGATCAAGCCTCAGGCAGTGACGTACAAAAGGTCGTTGTTGCAACCGATGCAGCATTTGCACCGTTTGAATATATGGAGAAAGGGGAAATTGTCGGATTTGACATCGATTTCCTTGATGCGGTTATGGCAGAAGCTGGTTTAGAGTACGAATTGAAAAATATCGGTTGGGATCCACTCTTTGCTGCGGTTCAAGGAAAAGAAGTCGATATGGCGATTTCCGGTATTACAATTAACGACAAACGAAAACAAACGTATGATTTCTCAGTTCCGTATTTCCAATCTACACATATGATTCTAGTGCCTGAAGGAAGCGATATTAAAAACGCGAATGACCTTATCGGTAAAAAAGTTGGTGTACAAAACGGGACAACTGGACAAGCAGCCGTTGAAAAATTATTAGGAGAAGAAAATGAAAACATTAAGAAATTCGAAAACAACGTCGTCGCGATTATGGAATTGTTAAACGGTGGCGTCGATGCCGTTGTAACAGACAATACAGTGGTGAACGAATACTTAAAGAACAACCCTGATAAAAACTTAGTCGGTATTGAAGATCCAACTAATTTCGAGTCCGAGTTTTACGGCTTAATGTTCCCGAAAGGCAGCGAGCTGAAAGAAAAACTTGATGCTGCTATTAAAACGGTTATTGAAAACGGAACATATGCTGAAATTTATAAAGAGTGGTTCGGTAGTGAACCAAACGTAGACGTCTTACTTGAACAACAATAA
- a CDS encoding ABC transporter substrate-binding protein has protein sequence MKKWLMAVLATVGLVGCNGGEDTQPVDENAQELKEVSVVLDWTPNTNHTGLYVAKEKGYFEEEGLDVEILLPGEAGADQLVASGQAEFGISYQESITQARIQDVPLVSIAAIIQHNTSGFASPVEKNITSPKDFEGKTYGGWGSPIEEAVITSLMEEENADVSKVNFVNIGDSDFFTAVKRDIDFAWIYYGWTGIEAELRNEPINMVYLTDYSEKLDYYTPVLATSEQMIKEQPDVVKAFVKAVSKGYQFAIEHPEEAADILLAEVPDLDEQLVKKSQQWLADKYQDDAPRWGEQKAEVWKNYSDWMYEHGLLEKELDVDKAFTNEFLPEE, from the coding sequence ATGAAAAAATGGTTAATGGCTGTACTTGCTACAGTAGGATTGGTAGGCTGTAATGGGGGCGAAGACACTCAACCTGTAGATGAAAACGCACAAGAGTTAAAAGAAGTTTCGGTAGTTCTTGATTGGACACCTAACACGAATCATACCGGATTATATGTAGCAAAAGAAAAAGGCTATTTTGAAGAAGAAGGATTAGATGTAGAAATTCTACTTCCAGGTGAAGCAGGGGCGGATCAGCTTGTTGCTTCAGGACAAGCCGAATTCGGTATTAGTTATCAAGAAAGCATTACCCAAGCACGAATTCAAGATGTACCGCTTGTATCGATTGCTGCTATTATTCAACATAATACATCCGGTTTTGCTTCTCCGGTAGAAAAAAATATTACTTCTCCGAAAGATTTTGAAGGAAAAACATATGGTGGTTGGGGCTCTCCAATCGAAGAAGCGGTCATTACTTCGTTAATGGAAGAAGAAAATGCGGATGTAAGTAAAGTGAACTTTGTCAATATCGGAGACTCTGATTTCTTTACCGCTGTCAAACGTGATATTGACTTTGCGTGGATTTACTATGGTTGGACAGGAATTGAGGCAGAGCTTCGAAATGAACCGATTAACATGGTTTACTTAACGGATTACTCGGAGAAGCTCGATTATTACACACCGGTTTTAGCGACAAGTGAACAAATGATTAAAGAGCAGCCGGATGTGGTAAAAGCATTTGTGAAAGCTGTTTCTAAAGGATATCAATTTGCGATTGAGCACCCAGAAGAAGCGGCAGACATCTTATTAGCGGAAGTACCTGATTTAGATGAACAATTAGTAAAGAAAAGTCAACAATGGTTAGCAGACAAGTACCAAGACGATGCACCACGATGGGGTGAACAAAAAGCAGAAGTTTGGAAAAATTACTCTGATTGGATGTATGAGCACGGGTTACTTGAAAAAGAGTTAGATGTAGACAAGGCTTTTACAAATGAGTTCTTACCTGAAGAATAA
- a CDS encoding thiamine-binding protein → MAEALVSVQILPKTKQGEDVIPYVDAAIDVIAQSGVKYEVHPLETTMEGELDELLHIISLMNKRMMELGSTNVISQVKILYQPSGITMAELTEKYR, encoded by the coding sequence ATGGCTGAAGCGCTAGTCAGTGTCCAAATATTGCCGAAAACAAAACAAGGGGAAGATGTCATTCCTTATGTTGATGCAGCCATTGACGTGATTGCCCAATCAGGTGTTAAGTATGAAGTTCATCCTCTTGAAACAACGATGGAAGGGGAATTGGATGAACTGTTACACATCATTTCATTAATGAATAAACGAATGATGGAGCTAGGCAGCACAAACGTTATTTCCCAAGTAAAAATTTTGTATCAACCAAGCGGTATTACAATGGCTGAGTTAACGGAGAAATACCGATGA
- a CDS encoding ABC transporter permease, translated as MSRGWKKGWRSIGVLILFFAIWEAVGRWGNIPAWLLPTPSRIVNAAIEVKSTFSEHLLSTLQLTFTGFLIGITFGLMIAIILHLLPGVREAVYPLLILSQNVPIIVLAPLLVIWFGFGILPKLIVITLVCFFPVAVATLDGFQQTAPELRHYMAMAGASKWQMFWKLEFPYALPSIFSGLKISATYSVMGAVISEWLGAKAGIGVFMTLASSSFRTDRVFVAIMAIMLFSLLFFWSIVLLEKLVVRWKEDEDA; from the coding sequence ATGAGTCGAGGCTGGAAAAAAGGATGGAGATCGATAGGGGTCCTCATCCTTTTCTTTGCGATTTGGGAAGCGGTCGGAAGATGGGGGAACATACCCGCTTGGTTACTGCCAACACCGTCACGTATTGTAAATGCAGCTATTGAAGTGAAAAGTACTTTTAGTGAACACTTACTGTCAACGTTGCAATTAACATTTACGGGCTTTCTTATTGGGATTACGTTCGGACTTATGATCGCAATTATTTTACATTTACTTCCGGGTGTTCGTGAAGCGGTGTATCCATTACTTATATTGTCCCAAAACGTTCCAATCATTGTGCTTGCTCCACTGCTTGTCATCTGGTTTGGCTTTGGAATACTCCCGAAATTGATTGTCATTACTCTCGTTTGTTTTTTTCCGGTTGCGGTTGCCACGCTTGATGGGTTTCAACAAACAGCACCGGAACTGCGGCATTATATGGCGATGGCCGGAGCTTCGAAGTGGCAAATGTTTTGGAAGCTGGAATTTCCATATGCGCTTCCTTCGATTTTTTCCGGGTTAAAAATTTCAGCGACCTATAGTGTGATGGGTGCTGTTATTTCCGAATGGTTAGGGGCGAAAGCAGGAATCGGAGTATTTATGACGTTAGCTTCATCCTCTTTCCGAACGGATCGGGTTTTTGTGGCGATTATGGCTATTATGCTGTTTAGTTTACTTTTTTTCTGGAGCATTGTGTTATTGGAGAAGCTCGTTGTGAGGTGGAAGGAGGATGAGGATGCTTAA
- a CDS encoding ABC transporter ATP-binding protein encodes MRMLKVEGVSKSFGNKLVLENLHLEVNEGEFVSILGPSGSGKSTLLHLIGGLYTPDQGTIRLQGEVVNGKSGKVSYMPQQPSLFPWRTVLQNVMLAQEIIGRPNQKIAQQMLEKAGLGDVIHNYPHQLSGGMKQRVAFIRALLSPHPFICLDEPFSALDEFTRYEMQMWLREILKEHQRTILLITHNIDEAILLSDRLYIFTNRPATVKKEIHVPFPQPREQELMLTEPFMEVKKEVYEQLRTELKTGDSVETSY; translated from the coding sequence ATGAGGATGCTTAAAGTGGAAGGCGTTTCTAAATCGTTTGGCAATAAATTGGTTCTTGAAAACCTTCATTTAGAAGTAAACGAAGGAGAATTTGTCTCGATCCTCGGGCCATCGGGAAGCGGAAAAAGCACGTTATTGCATTTAATCGGAGGACTGTATACCCCAGACCAAGGCACGATTCGGCTTCAAGGAGAAGTCGTGAACGGAAAAAGCGGAAAAGTGAGTTATATGCCACAGCAACCATCATTATTCCCTTGGCGGACCGTGCTCCAAAACGTTATGTTAGCACAAGAAATTATCGGAAGGCCGAACCAAAAGATAGCCCAACAAATGTTAGAAAAAGCTGGCTTAGGAGATGTCATCCATAACTATCCTCACCAACTATCAGGAGGTATGAAACAGCGAGTAGCGTTTATCCGTGCGCTTTTAAGTCCACATCCGTTTATTTGCTTGGACGAACCTTTTTCGGCATTGGATGAATTTACGCGTTATGAGATGCAAATGTGGCTGCGAGAGATTTTAAAAGAACATCAACGGACGATTTTATTAATTACCCATAACATCGATGAAGCGATCTTATTATCAGATCGGTTGTATATTTTTACGAATCGCCCGGCGACGGTGAAAAAAGAAATACACGTACCGTTTCCGCAACCGCGGGAGCAAGAATTAATGTTAACCGAACCGTTTATGGAAGTGAAAAAAGAAGTGTACGAACAATTACGTACGGAATTAAAGACGGGTGATTCTGTTGAAACTTCTTATTGA